In the Maribacter sp. MJ134 genome, one interval contains:
- a CDS encoding glycoside hydrolase family 105 protein has product MKRLLLILLVFATTKNMGQQMDNKAIETAMVKAMEWQEAHPIFALAPTDWTNGAYYVGVAKAHETTKNPIFLAALKTQGYRNHWKPLYRTYHADDVAISYSYLYANSTRKNLVDLGPTKEFLDTHLYEPNKWKDGTDKNKEKKILWWWCDALFMAPPVITEYAKQTGEQKYLDAMHKYYMETYNLLFDKEEHLFARDTRYQWGVNEKDLKEPNGKKIFWARGNGWVLGGLALVLTDLPKDYEHREFYVNLYKEMAARIKELQHEDGLWRTSLLSPESWNHGEVSASGFYTFALAWGVNNGLLDKDEYGPSAKKAWNALVACQQENGMVGWVQDIGADPQPATADSWQNYGTGAFLLAGSELLKLER; this is encoded by the coding sequence ATGAAAAGATTACTGCTTATTCTACTAGTATTTGCGACAACCAAAAACATGGGGCAGCAGATGGACAACAAGGCCATAGAAACCGCCATGGTCAAAGCGATGGAGTGGCAAGAAGCGCATCCTATTTTTGCCCTTGCCCCAACGGACTGGACCAATGGTGCCTATTACGTGGGCGTAGCCAAAGCCCATGAAACGACCAAAAACCCTATCTTCTTGGCAGCTCTTAAAACACAGGGGTATAGAAATCATTGGAAACCATTGTATAGAACCTACCATGCCGATGATGTCGCTATTTCCTATTCATATTTATATGCCAATAGTACTCGGAAAAACTTGGTGGATTTAGGCCCTACCAAGGAATTTTTAGACACACATCTTTACGAACCCAACAAATGGAAAGATGGTACTGACAAAAACAAAGAGAAAAAAATTCTTTGGTGGTGGTGTGATGCGCTGTTTATGGCGCCCCCGGTAATTACCGAATACGCCAAACAAACCGGGGAGCAGAAATACCTTGATGCAATGCACAAGTATTACATGGAAACCTATAACTTATTGTTTGATAAAGAAGAACACCTTTTTGCAAGGGATACGCGTTACCAGTGGGGCGTTAACGAAAAAGATTTGAAAGAACCCAATGGTAAGAAAATATTTTGGGCCCGCGGTAACGGTTGGGTATTGGGCGGACTTGCCTTAGTATTGACTGATTTGCCCAAAGACTATGAACACCGTGAATTTTATGTAAATCTCTACAAAGAAATGGCCGCTCGAATCAAAGAATTACAACATGAGGATGGTCTTTGGAGAACCAGTTTGCTCTCGCCAGAATCATGGAATCACGGTGAGGTCAGTGCAAGCGGATTTTACACATTTGCATTGGCTTGGGGAGTAAACAATGGACTTCTAGACAAAGACGAATATGGCCCATCCGCAAAAAAAGCTTGGAATGCCTTGGTGGCTTGTCAGCAAGAGAACGGTATGGTAGGCTGGGTGCAAGATATTGGTGCCGACCCACAACCAGCCACGGCAGACAGCTGGCAGAATTATGGTACAGGCGCTTTTTTATTGGCCGGTAGCGAGCTACTAAAACTGGAACGATAA